In the Ranitomeya imitator isolate aRanImi1 chromosome 2, aRanImi1.pri, whole genome shotgun sequence genome, ttaaatcagtcaggatttgcatacaccctctcacacgtagcctcacctcacggggaaggggtctaaggtatcgggcaaggctgcgggcaaaggcctcctcgccatcatctgtggctgccctggccaaatagttgaggaccccagcatcaacttcacttcttctgccttcaagctctctccttcgccgtgatctccgtaaaggcccagctgcctgtgggtatgacaccagtgggcctgtagggctgctgctgtgcccatgttccacaggccttggtacatgtgctgctgagggtggtggtgcagcatcttcatcacttgctgctgcctgcagtgatgatgctgctgatgggtcctcaatgatggatcctgatgcagccacagatggtcctgcaacctcttcctccacacttacaggatcaatgatagggtctgattctgatccggtttccctctctgtgaggtttgactgtgttctgtaaagaaaacaataaaataaaatttttatttttacattgtttaattagacatcggtgtgcaatattaaaataaaaaaaaaaaaaaaaaaaaacacaacatctccttctctactcccctattatctcatattcacacaagaatatccaagatttgtcttgtagagccccacaaatgtaccaaacactatcacgacacatcataatgtggcataccatttcaagctacacaaaaaccaggcacaaccacctcttcaaacaataagataccatgcagtaacaacccataccacaaaacactgcctgaacatctctaaactcgcatactacattctcacccatcccttgttgaatcttgggatgcttggcggccagggtcctctctcctccaggacacttttggaatttatgcttgtttacattattgttggcactatattgacacatccttacatggaacttgcaatgtcataaccctaatccacataaaaaaattaaatttagtttaattacaaatgtctagagtggtttgtacttactgcctaagatccatactggcatccaaaaaggaaagacggtcgtaatatatatacttcctcttcttcagtgcggctgctgacccactcctagcccgctgcggtctttcccgccggtattggtcccggatgttgcgccatcttgtcataacatcatccactgcaattacaagggcacaaataatgttctatatcattctgaacatagcttagtccagttgtcagacatatttgtattgttaaagcaaaaaatggctatagcacaataatttccatggtgagtcagatgataaaggggttacatgcagaggtctatatatcgcccacagttaagaacttgacagtatcagactggtagagaggggagagaaccctgttcttgcaaacatacattaggtaagatatgctaggataggaaagaaaaatgacttgtgctataatgagaataatgctcaaaaatatctaaaaataagacaagggacaacaaccctctggacggagtatgaggccaagaaaaataATTAGCAGGGCAAGATGaacatgaactatgtccagaaacactttggcatgttactcagcttttgaaaatgacaaataaggccataaataacatataaagataaaaatgattgctcaagtaatcatgtagggaaagcatcttttaaagtaaaatcttgtgaatacatgagtgtacttatatagacttgtctgctccgcacgtggccgttgggcataatcagggaatagtagcccacagatggccctccaagctgcctctttcctggcccggttggagtagttgggatccctctggtcccatatttcaggcctttcttggaccaggatgaggagcatatcaacattgatgatgtttgccatgctgcttggaactctgtggaggcgagcaccagacttccgggatgtctgtgtggctttttgagctaattagcatgtctgagtttcatgattgagggcttggctcaattccttgcacctggcgatgtctggagatgtctggcgtattttacgcaagtcacactgttggtccgtgtgtaatccgtatatttctcgcccccatagactttcattggcgattttttgcgcaatacggtgacaaacgcagcatgctgcgattttctacggccgtagaagacggtataatacggaaccgtaaaatacggcagatagaagcttggccatagagatgcattgtaccgtgtgcaatccgtatt is a window encoding:
- the LOC138662880 gene encoding uncharacterized protein → MTRWRNIRDQYRRERPQRARSGSAAALKKRKYIYYDRLSFLDASMDLRQTQSNLTERETGSESDPIIDPVSVEEEVAGPSVAASGSIIEDPSAASSLQAAASDEDAAPPPSAAHVPRPVEHGHSSSPTGPLVSYPQAAGPLRRSRRRRELEGRRSEVDAGVLNYLARAATDDGEEAFARSLARYLRPLPREVRLRVRGCMQILTDLSTPPNNPYEVFEYLERRQLGQTNLLRLQFPQQEPNQSGFAAPTPRMPPLQPLPSQNLQRPLEYQMAGFNPQSQYGHFSRPSDVGWSQPGFGQHGHFGLGYDARQSVPQHDAQSQMAFGQHTSGQYGQGQYSGPQATASSQDELPSAQQRPPDQDPELPTSPPPTYRDL